From one Lysinibacillus sp. G4S2 genomic stretch:
- the yidC gene encoding membrane protein insertase YidC, translated as MKKQLWVILSLASVALLLSGCTEFNEPISKESTGFWNEFIVWPLVSVIKYFAELLGSYAWGIIVVTIIIRLAILPLMIKQTKNSKKMQEVQPKLKELQKKYASKDAQTQQQYQQEMMKLMSESGVNPLAGCLPVIIQMPILIGFYHAISRMNATPAFDLGNFLIFPLAEPAPALAITAGIMQFLVLRTGPAMDNPQMKIMMYIMPIMIISFGIALPAALSLYWVIGNIISIMQNLYIYKPWEKNKTQPAQNGGAKK; from the coding sequence TTGAAGAAACAACTTTGGGTAATTTTGTCGCTAGCATCAGTAGCATTACTACTATCTGGCTGTACAGAATTCAATGAACCGATCTCCAAAGAAAGCACAGGCTTCTGGAATGAATTCATTGTTTGGCCTTTAGTATCAGTGATAAAATACTTTGCTGAATTGCTTGGTTCATATGCATGGGGGATCATTGTTGTAACGATTATCATTCGTTTAGCAATTCTTCCATTGATGATTAAACAAACAAAGAACTCTAAAAAAATGCAAGAAGTTCAGCCGAAATTGAAGGAATTGCAAAAGAAGTATGCTTCTAAGGATGCACAGACACAGCAACAATATCAGCAAGAAATGATGAAGCTTATGAGTGAGTCGGGTGTTAACCCACTTGCTGGATGTTTACCTGTAATCATTCAAATGCCAATTTTAATTGGTTTCTATCATGCGATTAGTCGTATGAATGCTACACCTGCTTTTGATTTAGGTAATTTCCTTATCTTCCCATTAGCAGAGCCTGCACCGGCATTAGCAATTACTGCTGGTATTATGCAATTTTTAGTTTTACGTACGGGCCCAGCGATGGATAACCCTCAAATGAAGATAATGATGTACATTATGCCAATTATGATTATTAGTTTTGGTATAGCATTACCAGCAGCATTATCACTATACTGGGTAATCGGAAACATTATCTCGATTATGCAAAACCTGTATATTTATAAACCTTGGGAAAAAAATAAAACACAACCTGCTCAAAATGGAGGGGCTAAAAAGTGA